The following DNA comes from Chloroflexia bacterium SDU3-3.
CAGGATGACCCCACCGCGCTGCCGCTGCCCTACATCCGCCGTCGGCTCCAGCTGCCCAGCGAGGTTCCGCTGCTGCCCTGCATCGCCAACCAGCGCGAGAGCGTGAAGGATGTGCTGCTCAACCTGCTGGCCCATATCGAGCATGTGGCGCTCTCGAATGAGAGCGAGGCCTTGCCCGGCGATCGATGATGTTCCGCGCTATAATAGCGCTATGAACAGAACATCCCCACAGCCTATCCCCCTGACGATTCTCACCGGCTTCCTTGGTGCAGGGAAGACGACCTTGCTCAACCATATTCTTCGTGGCGATCACGGCCTGCGTATCGCGGTGCTGGTGAATGATTTTGGCGCGATCAATATCGACGCCGAGCTGGTGGAAAACTTGGGCGAGCGCACCATAAGCCTGCGCAACGGCTGTGTGTGCTGCTCGATACGCGGCGATCTGCTCTCGTCAGTGCTCGGCCTGCTTCAGCACGATCCGCTGCCCGAGTATCTGCTGCTAGAGTGCAGCGGGGTCGCCGAGCCGATGGCGGTCGCCCGCACCTTCTTCCTCCCCGAGCTTCGCCCATTTATCCAGATGGAAAGTATGGTTGCGGTGGTGGATGCCGAGCAGGTGCACAGCTCGGATGAGCAGCAGGATCTGATCGCGGATCAGATCGCCGCCGCCGATATGGTGGTGCTCAATAAGATCGATCTGGCCAGCCAGAATCTGCTCGCAGGCTTGCGCGAGTGGATCCGCATGATCGTGCCCAACGCCAAGATCTTCGCCACGAGCCACGCCCAGGTGCCGCTCGACCTGCTGCTGGGGGTGGGCCGCTATCAGCAGCTCCTCGACCAACCGGCTGCCCACGATCATGCCAGCGTGTTCGCCAGCTGGAGCTTCGAGGTCGATCGGCCTTTTGCCTTCCACGCGCTGCA
Coding sequences within:
- a CDS encoding GTP-binding protein, producing the protein MNRTSPQPIPLTILTGFLGAGKTTLLNHILRGDHGLRIAVLVNDFGAINIDAELVENLGERTISLRNGCVCCSIRGDLLSSVLGLLQHDPLPEYLLLECSGVAEPMAVARTFFLPELRPFIQMESMVAVVDAEQVHSSDEQQDLIADQIAAADMVVLNKIDLASQNLLAGLREWIRMIVPNAKIFATSHAQVPLDLLLGVGRYQQLLDQPAAHDHASVFASWSFEVDRPFAFHALQRALSDLPDGVYRAKGVLWLNDQPKRRIVLQVVGRRVNLIPAEPWGDQAPRSRLALIGTPASVDPVQLQALFEAALVG